One window from the genome of Saccharomyces mikatae IFO 1815 strain IFO1815 genome assembly, chromosome: 6 encodes:
- the PXA1 gene encoding ATP-binding cassette long-chain fatty acid transporter PXA1 (similar to Saccharomyces cerevisiae PXA1 (YPL147W); ancestral locus Anc_8.661) has protein sequence MSTTLAATAKFKNLLLNLHTHCIGLHVNDVTPRVYIKLVIRHLLQISGSNAAHPKQRRRAQVLLVTLFVSGATLLSGVTYGAFRFISKCYKFYKYPWKRKNRRTLIRRTRSQMQLDSGARIMYIPEVELLDRKSSDNSKFMNAIDKKKRKRIFIPPKDDDIYEHDKFLFKNVELERTRNSQLFYSKFLNQMNVLSRILIPTVFDKNSLLLTAQIFFLVMRTWLSLLVAKLDGHIVKNIIAGRGKSFLWDLGCWFLIAVPASYTNSAIKVLQRKLSLNFRVNLTRYIHDMYLDKRLTFYKLIFDAKASNSVIKNIDNSITNDVSKFCDATCSVFANIAKPVIDLIFFSIYLRDNLGTVGVAGIFVNYFITGFILRRYTPPLGKLANERSASDGDYYNYHLNMINNSEEIAFYQGTAVERTKVKELYDVLMDKMLLVDKCKFGYNMLEDYVLKYTWSGLGYVFASIPIVMSTLATGINSEEKNMKEFIVNKRLMLSLADAGSRLMHSIKDISQLTGYTNRIFTLLSVLHRVHSLNFNYGAVPSILSVSKENGSKNSNLLLNTDNPQDAIRGTIQSNFNGIRLENIDVIIPSVRASEGIKLITKLTFQIPLHIDPITSKSNSIQDLSEANDIKLPFLQGSGSSLLILGPNGCGKSSIQRIIAEIWPVYNKNGLLSIPPENNIFFIPQKPYFSRGGTLRDQIIYPMSSDEFFDRGFKDKELVQILVEVKLDYLLKRAVGLTYLDAVADWKDLLSGGEKQRVNFARIMFHKPLYVVLDEATNAISVDMEDYLFNLLKRYRFNFISISQRPTLIKYHEMLLEIGENRDGKWQLQAVGTDEAITSIDNEIEELEKKLEKVKDWEDEREKLRKKLEII, from the coding sequence ATGTCAACAACTTTGgcagcaacagcaaaaTTTAAGAACTTGCTCCTGAATCTACATACCCACTGTATTGGGCTACACGTCAATGATGTGACACCTAGAGTGTACATTAAGTTGGTGATACGGCATCTCCTACAAATATCCGGATCTAACGCTGCTCACCCTaagcaaagaagaagagccCAGGTTTTATTAGTAACACTGTTTGTGTCTGGTGCGACACTTTTATCAGGTGTAACCTATGGTGCTTTCAGATTCATTTCAAAATGTTATAAATTCTACAAGTACCCGtggaagagaaagaatagAAGAACCCTGATAAGGAGAACAAGATCACAGATGCAATTAGATAGCGGTGCAAGAATAATGTATATTCCTGAAGTGGAACTACTCGATCGTAAGAGCTCCGACAACAGCAAATTTATGAACGCTATagataagaagaaaaggaaaagaatcTTTATTCCTCCAAAGGATGACGATATATATGAGCATGACAAGTTCCTTTTTAAAAATGTAGAATTAGAGAGAACCAGGAATTCGCAGTTATTTTACTCGAAGTTCTTAAATCAAATGAACGTTCTGTCCAGGATCTTGATTCCAACAgtatttgataaaaactCACTTCTTTTAACGGCacaaatattctttctagTAATGAGGACCTGGCTCTCTTTGCTTGTGGCCAAGTTGGATGGACATATAGTCAAAAATATAATTGCTGGCAGAGGAAAAAGCTTTCTATGGGACTTGGGGTGTTGGTTTTTAATTGCCGTTCCTGCCTCTTATACCAATAGTGCTATTAAAGTACTTCAAAGAAAGTTGAGTCTAAACTTTAGGGTGAACTTAACACGTTACATTCATGATATGTATCTGGATAAAAGGCTGACATTTTACAAATTAATTTTTGATGCAAAGGCATCCAATTCAGTTATTAAGAATATCGATAATTCAATTACTAATGACGTTTCAAAGTTTTGCGATGCAACATGCTCCGTTTTTGCAAATATTGCAAAGCCAGTTATTGatctaatatttttttcaatttatttACGTGATAATTTGGGCACTGTTGGAGTGGCAGGTATATTTGttaattattttattacagGCTTTATATTGAGAAGATATACGCCACCATTGGGCAAATTGGCAAACGAAAGATCTGCTTCTGATGGTGATTACTACAATTATCATTTGAATATGATTAACAACAGTGAAGAGATCGCATTCTATCAAGGAACTGCCGTAGAAAGGACGAAAGTTAAAGAACTGTATGACGTTCTAATGGATAAAATGTTATTAGTTGATAAATGCAAATTTGGCTATAACATGCTCGAAGATTATGTGTTAAAATATACATGGTCGGGTTTAGGTTACGTTTTTGCCTCCATCCCCATCGTTATGTCTACATTAGCAACTGGTATCAATTCggaggaaaaaaatatgaaggAATTCATAGTCAATAAAAGGTTGATGTTGTCGCTCGCAGACGCAGGCTCTAGGTTAATGCACTCAATAAAGGATATTTCACAATTGACTGGATATACAAATAGAATTTTTACTCTGCTCTCCGTTTTGCACCGGGTTCACTCTCTAAATTTTAATTATGGAGCTGTTCCTTCAATATTATCGGTAAGTAAGGAAAATGGttccaaaaattcaaatttgttACTCAATACGGATAACCCACAAGATGCTATCCGTGGCACTATCCAAAGTAATTTCAACGGTATCAGATTGGAAAATATAGACGTAATTATTCCATCGGTGAGAGCAAGTGAAGGCATAAAACTAATCACCAAGCTTACTTTTCAGATTCCTCTACATATTGATCCCATAACTTCAAAGTCTAATTCAATACAAGATTTATCTGAGGCAAATGACATAAAGTTACCATTTTTGCAGGGCTCTGGCTCAAGCCTGTTAATATTGGGGCCCAATGGGTGTGGTAAAAGTTCTATTCAGCGAATTATAGCGGAAATCTGGCCAGTATACAACAAAAATGGATTACTGTCAATTCCTCCGGAAAATAacatcttttttattcctCAGAAACCATACTTTAGTAGAGGCGGAACTTTAAGAGACCAAATTATATATCCCATGTCTTCTGATGAATTCTTTGACAGAGGCTTCAAGGACAAGGAGCTAGTTCAGATATTAGTGGAAGTTAAACTAGATTATCTCTTGAAAAGAGCCGTTGGTTTAACCTATTTAGACGCTGTTGCCGATTGGAAGGATTTACTAAGTGGTGGTGAAAAGCAAAGAGTAAATTTTGCTAGAATCATGTTTCATAAACCATTATACGTAGTATTGGATGAAGCTACGAACGCAATAAGTGTCGACATGGAAGATTATTTGTTCAATCTTCTGAAGCGATACAGATTCAATTTCATATCCATATCACAAAGACCAACATTGATAAAATATCATGAAATGCTGTTAGAGATCGGTGAGAATCGGGATGGTAAATGGCAATTACAGGCAGTCGGTACAGATGAAGCAATCACATCAATTGACAACGAAATAGAAGAGTTAGAGAAGAAGTTAGAGAAAGTAAAAGACTGGGAGGACGAGAGAGAGAAACTGCGAAAAAAGCTCGAAATCATTTAA
- the PPT2 gene encoding holo-[acyl-carrier-protein] synthase (similar to Saccharomyces cerevisiae PPT2 (YPL148C); ancestral locus Anc_8.664), whose protein sequence is MNFELANIGRKIVGVGVDIVYLPRFAHLLEKHSPFDPRTRLTFDKITQKFMHEKERCYLSNLLIEENRSNPRLHEYMAGIWALKECSFKALSCCTSKDDLPPAQVLYAKMLYKTQNDEGVPKLQFDKMFEEKYPKYQRFSKSYEKFFSAHEFLVSISHDKDYLIALANLVERE, encoded by the coding sequence ATGAACTTTGAATTGGCAAATATTGGGCGTAAGATAGTAGGTGTAGGTGTAGACATCGTATATTTGCCAAGGTTTGCTCACCTGTTAGAGAAGCATTCTCCATTTGACCCGCGTACCCGTTTGACCTTCGATAAAATTACTCAAAAATTCATGCATGAGAAGGAACGATGTTATCTTAGTAATCTTCTCATCGAAGAAAACCGCTCAAATCCACGATTGCATGAGTATATGGCGGGTATTTGGGCTTTGAAAGAATGTTCATTCAAGGCATTGTCCTGCTGTACTTCAAAGGATGACCTACCTCCTGCTCAGGTACTATATGCGAAAATGCTGTACAAAACACAAAACGATGAGGGCGTGCCAAAACTTCAGTTTGATAAGatgtttgaagaaaagtatcCAAAATATCAGCGGTTTTCGAAAAGttatgaaaaattcttctCCGCTCATGAATTTCTCGTGTCCATATCCCATGACAAAGATTATTTAATAGCATTAGCAAATTTGGTAGAAAGAGAGTAG
- the ATG5 gene encoding Atg5p (similar to Saccharomyces cerevisiae ATG5 (YPL149W); ancestral locus Anc_8.666), protein MDEVKRLVWNGELNVLVSIDPSFLMKGSPREIAVLRIRVPRETYLINYMPFIWKKIKNFLSFDPLNDNEKYFWFEHNKIPISWNYPVGVLFDGLLGRSSTFATTFEDQLKDEITILRIRLVMGDSPPPTIIPITISKTQVEKYWFHQWKQVCFILNGSSKGIMSLSVNESRKFWSSIITRNFHDFIEISSKISTSRPRHIPIIVQIFKASGISRISQPTIRMTGVNPTLKDIEEDVFNTDEGMSANNCIVICQGIEIPWEIVLCDLYFKLRSFDGFLYITLVSIKNNDKALPEL, encoded by the coding sequence ATGGATGAGGTTAAACGACTAGTTTGGAATGGAGAGCTTAATGTGCTGGTGTCTATCGatccttcatttttgatgaaagGAAGTCCGAGAGAAATAGCGGTTCTACGAATAAGAGTGCCAAGAGAAACTTATTTAATCAATTACATGCCCTTCATTTGgaaaaagattaaaaaCTTCCTTTCCTTTGACCCATTAAATGATAACGAGAAGTATTTCTGGTTTGAACATAACAAGATACCTATTTCATGGAATTATCCAGTTGGTGTCTTGTTTGATGGCTTACTTGGAAGAAGCAGTACTTTTGCCACCACTTTTGAGGATCAGCTAAAAGATGAGATCACCATTTTAAGAATTCGCTTGGTCATGGGAGATTCGCCGCCACCAACCATAATTCCTATCACAATTAGCAAAACGCAAGTCGAGAAGTACTGGTTCCACCAGTGGAAACAAGtctgttttattttaaaTGGCTCATCGAAGGGTATCATGTCTTTGTCAGTGAACGAATCTCGAAAATTTTGGAGCAGTATCATTACGAGAAACTTCCATGATTTTATTGAGATTTCGAGTAAGATAAGCACATCAAGGCCACGACATATACCGATCATCGTTCAGATCTTCAAGGCTTCAGGAATTTCTAGGATCTCTCAACCTACTATCCGCATGACTGGAGTCAATCCTACGTTAAAGGATATCGAAGAAGATGTTTTTAACACTGACGAAGGAATGAGCGCCAATAATTGCATAGTAATTTGCCAAGGAATTGAGATTCCTTGGGAAATAGTGTTGTGTGATTTGTATTTTAAATTGCGGAGTTTTGATGGATTTTTGTACATAACCCTTGTTTCTATAAAAAACAATGACAAAGCTCTCCCTGAGCTCTAA